In Planctomycetia bacterium, one DNA window encodes the following:
- a CDS encoding O-antigen ligase family protein, with the protein MPSDNLPEVVVDDSRGARLASGALAGLAAVLVFANCLLNSPSRFSEKHTTDTTLLKPIVTALGLGGRVGTARGVEVRNLVFYGGAALILAVSAIRLLTTGRRPRYSLDDLLDYRARAGSPYFWWALWMVSCGLSSYFSHAPAVCQGQAMAHILWLAWWWPLAAMLTTRHVRALTAALAIALMATAALALAYQAVRGGPSPWTARLSYPFGNELWLAACLLPGVPIAIGLALDRGVGSSARRPVARWAACVAWVVVAVLILIGLLLTRSRSGLAGLVAAGLAMVCLLIGKKARRVLLLIALVGGLGGAAILNRLASEGGTATRSHSIRTRVNFEWPYAMRLLMDKPVLGHGDGAYSMLAGQFAREDQLEDPMTLRFDEQFWTGHAHNEYLEQAAEIGIVGAGAYLVAMILTLIYVARACDRRGDESCSNRFVIAGLGAALVGLAVDHFGEPSVREPGGPAVFLTVWALAWAAVRRGRTERFEMQAAHRLSNGVVRLAGVALLVAVAWFGSAALADWHASIGRAQADAAMAEGDFEDAAAHADYAAARTMDPFQRNLARLMAIRARALAFQMSLDAGDAPPDGAMLNRASDAVIRLSQLRADVPRFLQLSRLEADLALNLGRAAQRRGDGAAAAEYQRRWIQALERQHADEPFSSQIVWTLWRVSPAASARQRIDWLRALLRGGLVDAMTAEMAQELLKSADLPAIIEDLTNVALSDATRSKAADWRDRFSPETLRLAAMRARRDDESPRAMNLAAKADEMYERAGPGLFAARVAAISEWVEYDVAAHGGSNADANLRKLADAASILWGAPVSPSDPQPGALGRVRLRVLESAGLDQEAEAQRAYLRERSHE; encoded by the coding sequence ATGCCATCCGACAACTTGCCTGAAGTCGTGGTGGATGACTCGCGCGGGGCGAGGCTGGCGAGCGGTGCGCTGGCGGGATTGGCCGCCGTCCTCGTATTCGCCAACTGTCTCTTGAACTCGCCGTCGCGCTTCTCGGAGAAACACACGACCGACACGACGCTGCTCAAGCCGATCGTGACGGCGCTGGGCCTGGGCGGGCGCGTCGGCACGGCCCGTGGCGTGGAAGTTCGCAATCTCGTCTTCTACGGTGGTGCGGCGCTGATCCTGGCGGTGAGCGCCATTCGACTGCTCACGACCGGGCGCCGGCCCCGCTACAGCCTCGATGACCTGCTCGACTATCGCGCGCGCGCCGGCAGTCCCTATTTCTGGTGGGCGCTGTGGATGGTCTCGTGCGGGTTGAGCTCCTACTTTTCACACGCGCCGGCGGTCTGCCAGGGGCAGGCCATGGCGCACATTCTGTGGCTGGCGTGGTGGTGGCCGCTGGCGGCGATGCTGACGACGCGGCACGTTCGCGCCCTCACGGCGGCGCTGGCGATCGCGCTGATGGCGACGGCGGCGCTGGCGCTGGCGTATCAGGCCGTGCGCGGCGGACCATCTCCGTGGACGGCGCGATTGTCGTATCCGTTCGGAAACGAGTTGTGGCTGGCGGCCTGTTTGCTGCCGGGAGTACCGATCGCCATCGGCTTGGCGTTGGACCGTGGCGTGGGTTCGAGTGCGCGACGGCCCGTCGCGCGATGGGCGGCTTGCGTCGCGTGGGTTGTGGTTGCCGTGCTGATCCTGATTGGGCTGCTGCTGACGCGTTCGCGTTCGGGGCTGGCGGGCCTGGTGGCGGCGGGGCTGGCGATGGTCTGTCTGCTGATCGGCAAGAAGGCGCGGCGCGTTCTGCTCCTGATCGCGTTGGTCGGCGGCCTGGGTGGGGCGGCGATTCTCAACCGGCTGGCCAGCGAGGGCGGGACGGCGACCCGGTCGCATTCGATTCGGACTCGCGTCAATTTCGAGTGGCCCTATGCGATGCGATTGTTGATGGACAAACCGGTGCTGGGACATGGTGACGGGGCGTATTCGATGCTGGCGGGTCAGTTCGCGCGGGAAGATCAGCTGGAAGACCCGATGACGCTTCGTTTTGACGAACAATTCTGGACCGGCCACGCGCACAACGAATACCTGGAACAGGCGGCGGAGATCGGCATCGTCGGTGCGGGGGCGTACCTCGTCGCGATGATTTTGACGTTGATCTATGTCGCGCGCGCGTGCGATCGTCGAGGCGACGAATCGTGTTCGAATCGTTTTGTGATCGCGGGGCTTGGCGCGGCGCTGGTCGGACTGGCGGTCGATCATTTCGGAGAGCCTTCCGTCCGTGAGCCGGGGGGGCCGGCTGTGTTTCTCACCGTGTGGGCGTTGGCGTGGGCGGCCGTACGGCGCGGTCGGACGGAGCGGTTCGAGATGCAGGCAGCGCATCGGCTGTCGAATGGTGTGGTGCGGCTGGCCGGCGTGGCGCTGCTGGTGGCGGTGGCGTGGTTCGGCAGCGCGGCGCTGGCTGACTGGCACGCGTCAATCGGCCGCGCGCAGGCTGACGCCGCGATGGCGGAAGGAGATTTCGAGGACGCTGCGGCGCATGCGGACTACGCCGCCGCGCGCACGATGGATCCGTTCCAGCGGAATTTGGCGCGCTTGATGGCGATTCGCGCGCGGGCGCTGGCGTTTCAGATGAGTCTGGATGCGGGGGATGCTCCGCCCGATGGTGCGATGCTGAACCGCGCGAGCGACGCGGTGATCCGGCTTAGCCAGTTGAGGGCCGACGTACCGCGATTTCTTCAGCTCTCGCGTCTCGAAGCGGACCTGGCGCTGAACCTCGGACGAGCGGCGCAGCGACGCGGCGACGGGGCAGCGGCCGCCGAATATCAGCGTCGATGGATTCAGGCGCTGGAGCGACAACATGCCGACGAGCCGTTTTCGTCGCAGATCGTCTGGACGCTGTGGCGCGTCAGCCCCGCGGCGTCGGCGAGGCAGCGGATCGACTGGTTGCGCGCGCTGCTGCGAGGCGGGTTAGTCGATGCGATGACCGCCGAGATGGCGCAGGAGCTGTTGAAGTCGGCGGACCTGCCCGCCATCATCGAAGACTTGACAAATGTCGCGCTGTCGGACGCGACCCGGTCGAAGGCCGCTGATTGGCGGGATCGCTTCAGCCCCGAGACGCTGCGCCTGGCGGCGATGCGGGCGCGGCGCGACGACGAATCGCCGCGTGCGATGAACCTGGCCGCGAAAGCAGACGAGATGTACGAGCGGGCCGGGCCGGGCCTGTTTGCCGCGCGCGTCGCGGCGATCAGCGAATGGGTCGAGTACGACGTCGCGGCGCACGGCGGATCAAACGCGGATGCAAACTTGCGCAAATTGGCCGATGCCGCGTCGATCCTGTGGGGGGCTCCCGTCTCACCGAGCGATCCGCAGCCCGGCGCGCTGGGCCGCGTGCGGCTTCGGGTGCTGGAGTCGGCCGGTCTAGATCAGGAGGCCGAAGCGCAGCGAGCGTACCTGCGGGAGCGTTCTCATGAATGA
- a CDS encoding 50S ribosomal protein L10, with amino-acid sequence MSRFTKELVEADLRKKYKDLDNALVVSVHGLTGVEVNTVRGALRKKQIEVHVVKNRAMKRVIKGTPLEPLGKVLTGPCAFVTGGTSPVDTAKHLLELVKDYPKLELKHGVLDGEADVLTIDEISKRRSKAEIQGEVVMLFCSPARRIAGCLNVGGKIAGCIKAIVDKLEKGESIARLAS; translated from the coding sequence ATGAGTCGATTCACGAAAGAGCTGGTCGAAGCCGATCTTCGAAAAAAGTACAAGGACTTGGACAACGCACTGGTCGTTTCCGTCCACGGGCTGACCGGCGTCGAGGTCAACACCGTCCGCGGCGCCCTGCGCAAGAAGCAGATCGAGGTGCACGTCGTCAAAAACCGCGCGATGAAGCGCGTGATCAAGGGCACACCGCTCGAGCCGCTGGGCAAGGTGCTCACCGGCCCGTGCGCCTTTGTCACCGGCGGCACCAGCCCGGTCGATACCGCCAAGCACCTGCTCGAGCTGGTGAAGGACTATCCCAAGCTTGAACTCAAGCACGGCGTGCTCGATGGCGAGGCCGATGTTCTGACCATCGACGAGATTTCCAAGCGGCGCAGCAAGGCCGAGATTCAGGGCGAGGTCGTCATGCTGTTCTGCTCGCCGGCCCGGCGCATCGCGGGTTGCCTGAACGTCGGCGGCAAGATCGCCGGCTGCATCAAGGCGATCGTCGACAAGCTGGAGAAGGGCGAGTCCATCGCCAGGCTGGCATCGTAA
- the radA gene encoding DNA repair protein RadA — MPRKHSQFACSHCGRVQSQWSGKCPDCGEWDSLTEQVVDGVVPDRHRPAVPVDQPVMAKLSDVDAESCPRYVTGIGEFDRVLGGGIVPGSAVLIGGDPGIGKSTLLLQVCDQLVRAKRKTLYVSSEESAGQIKLRAQRLGASDSALLVAATANLDVICNLASKERPEVVVIDSIQMVYRPDGASPPGSLSQLREAAARLIWLAKQMGFSLFLVGHVTKDGAIAGPKILEHLVDCVAYFEGDRFHAHRLIRAVKNRYGSTDELGVFEIGDTGLRPVDDPSKLFLQENRESRPGSVILAACEGTRTLLVEVQALCAQSVFGSAKRKATGVDAGRVAMLLAVIEKHAEIVLGDQDVFVNVVGGVRVSEPAADLAIALAVVSAMTQRCLDVGTVVCGELGLGAELRPVTHLRQRVTEAARVGFRQFILPRTSRSGETSTKHETMRLMRCERLADAIRQLA; from the coding sequence GTGCCCAGGAAACATTCACAATTCGCGTGCAGCCATTGCGGGCGGGTGCAGAGCCAGTGGTCCGGCAAATGTCCCGACTGTGGTGAATGGGATTCATTGACCGAGCAGGTCGTCGACGGCGTCGTGCCGGATCGGCATCGACCGGCGGTACCGGTCGATCAGCCGGTCATGGCGAAGCTGTCGGACGTGGACGCCGAGTCGTGCCCACGTTATGTCACCGGAATCGGCGAGTTTGATCGCGTCCTGGGCGGCGGCATCGTTCCGGGGTCGGCGGTTCTCATCGGCGGCGATCCGGGCATCGGCAAGTCGACGCTGCTGCTGCAAGTGTGCGATCAACTGGTCCGCGCAAAGCGCAAGACGCTGTACGTCTCCAGCGAGGAATCGGCCGGGCAGATCAAGCTTCGCGCGCAGCGACTGGGCGCGAGCGATTCGGCGTTGCTCGTCGCGGCGACGGCCAATCTCGATGTCATCTGCAATCTCGCGAGCAAGGAGCGGCCCGAGGTGGTCGTGATTGATTCGATTCAGATGGTCTATCGACCCGACGGCGCCAGCCCGCCGGGGTCGTTGTCGCAGTTGCGCGAGGCGGCGGCGCGGCTGATCTGGCTGGCGAAGCAGATGGGGTTCTCCCTGTTTCTGGTGGGGCATGTCACGAAGGACGGGGCGATCGCGGGGCCGAAGATACTGGAACACCTGGTCGACTGCGTGGCGTACTTCGAGGGCGACCGCTTTCACGCGCACCGATTGATTCGCGCGGTGAAGAACCGTTATGGTTCGACGGACGAATTGGGCGTCTTTGAGATCGGCGACACGGGTCTGCGCCCGGTCGATGATCCCTCCAAGCTGTTTCTTCAGGAGAACCGTGAGTCACGGCCCGGCAGCGTGATCCTCGCGGCATGCGAGGGGACGCGCACCCTGCTGGTGGAGGTGCAGGCGCTGTGCGCGCAGTCGGTGTTCGGCTCGGCGAAGCGCAAGGCGACGGGGGTCGATGCCGGGCGCGTGGCGATGCTGCTGGCGGTGATCGAGAAGCACGCGGAGATCGTCCTGGGCGACCAGGACGTGTTCGTGAACGTCGTCGGAGGCGTGCGCGTGAGCGAGCCGGCGGCCGATCTGGCGATCGCGCTGGCGGTCGTCTCGGCGATGACGCAGCGGTGTCTGGACGTGGGGACGGTGGTCTGCGGGGAATTGGGCCTGGGTGCGGAGCTTCGACCGGTGACGCATCTGCGGCAGCGCGTGACCGAGGCGGCGCGGGTGGGCTTCCGTCAGTTCATCTTGCCGCGAACCAGTCGTTCGGGAGAAACGTCTACCAAGCATGAGACGATGCGTCTGATGCGCTGCGAGAGGCTGGCGGATGCCATCCGACAACTTGCCTGA
- a CDS encoding 50S ribosomal protein L1: protein MRGRSKRHEKMLKEVDAKRRYPLDDAVKVLKKITAGTKFNQTINVVMHLGIDPKNADQMIRGSVSLPKGIGSTKKVIAFVDGNEADEAKAAGAMEVGVDDLIKKVNDGWTDFDVAIAHPRTMAKVGKLGRVLGPAGKMPSPKNGTVTSDVATAVKEFAAGKIEFRNDAGGNVHAIVGKASFPEGDLKENIDAFINHIKRMKPPTSKGLFIKKACVSGTMSPAIELEVAQ from the coding sequence ATGCGCGGGCGCAGCAAGCGTCATGAGAAGATGTTGAAGGAAGTCGACGCCAAGCGGCGCTACCCCCTCGACGACGCGGTGAAGGTGCTCAAGAAGATCACGGCGGGCACCAAGTTCAACCAGACGATCAACGTCGTCATGCACCTGGGGATCGACCCGAAGAACGCCGATCAGATGATCCGCGGCTCGGTCTCGCTGCCCAAGGGCATCGGCTCGACGAAGAAGGTCATAGCATTCGTCGACGGCAACGAAGCCGACGAGGCCAAGGCGGCCGGCGCGATGGAAGTCGGCGTTGATGACTTGATCAAGAAGGTCAACGACGGCTGGACGGATTTCGACGTGGCGATTGCGCACCCGCGCACGATGGCCAAGGTGGGCAAGCTCGGGCGCGTCCTCGGCCCGGCAGGCAAGATGCCGAGTCCGAAGAACGGCACGGTGACCAGCGACGTGGCGACGGCGGTGAAGGAGTTCGCCGCGGGCAAGATCGAGTTTCGCAACGACGCCGGCGGCAACGTTCACGCGATCGTCGGCAAGGCCAGCTTCCCCGAAGGGGATCTGAAGGAGAACATCGACGCCTTCATCAACCACATCAAGCGCATGAAGCCTCCGACGAGCAAGGGGCTGTTCATCAAGAAGGCGTGCGTTTCGGGAACCATGTCGCCGGCGATTGAGTTGGAGGTCGCCCAGTAA
- the addA gene encoding helicase-exonuclease AddAB subunit AddA: protein MSAIRWTPSQCAAIETLGVNVLVSAGAGSGKTAVLAERCARLMADETARCGVERFLVVTFTDAAAAEMRERIGLALRERLAREPGNSWLARQLALLDTAAISTLHSFCRRTLNRHFAEVDLEPQAPLLDENESAMLRRETAKQALDELATLDGAAGEAVLEFLGAYGSAGDRRLLDAVERLNAFLASLPDPDAWCAGSLARYDADGAAWQREWLAALQSELTEQSAVVKAVIARLMAARPKAEALIVKMLEWIEPFDRSMDAWRRCVSRPSANEAALDGLIGEISNFQFGRLDFKRWAKEVSNDAVSALEPIRDELKAIKERYFAGRLRRDFGGLSRAQAKAGLARIAPHIRTLFAIAARARDAYATAKHQLAAIDFADLERYTLDLLRNDAAGVARRLRDRFEHVLVDEFQDINPVQAEIIRLISREDDTGRPGNLFCVGDVKQSIYRFRLAEPRLFLRRAEAYGSGVDDRGRRIDLVENFRSRPAVLEAVNAVFEKIMAQDLGEIDYDDRARLKPGRTESADAEKVTPVELHLLETPRRGDESDHAAAGESSDDAAGSHDSDSPDSDGEAVDWLQIEREAYVIADRIAALAAEGVRYGDIVVLLRSLQPRAGALVRTLARRGIPVRSESDRGLFEALEVRDVLSFLALLDNARQDIPLAAVMRGPLLGEPFSDDDLAMIRSSSRDSDFHESVVRYVKHDEDRERARRVADFLETIQTWRDRARQLTPADLLWRLYEETGYLAYVSGLRDGAQRRANLVCLHDLARQFGAFQRQGLRRFLEFIAAMKESDRDLARGSVSAGDEDAVQVMSIHRSKGLEFPVVIVGELGKRINFGDAREAVLMDRRLGLALKAVDLEQYITYPTIAYKLVARSLTEEALAEELRVLYVAMTRAKQRLILVGSGNIDSIDDLRRRYAGSFGALPLIERRSASTMLDWVLPAICAQPNDRVRYRATVVNDRDASPGSTGGPPELFDVVTYSTDAMADWKLDTPIHSASSTLLGAAATLAPLPAPAAGAGERAKEIEQIVATVRRRLETSYAFEPMTRLPAVAAASVLKRRWDTREDPQEPTAAWRATKSTATSASTAGRVLPLPRFAQSKPEPDARQRGTLTHEFLQRLDLTRPCDAAGLQDQLLGLINAGVVSADDASQIDLDNVAWFFTTDLGQRMRRPGARVKREWPFVMAVDPRRYDPAIVTAGAVPAGDAAQAGDRMLVRGIVDCFFDAGEGWEIVDYKTDAVSGADVAERAALYRGQLAIYAEALAATFPGSALRCWLVFLSAREIVNVDEPRRADE, encoded by the coding sequence GACGCCGCGGCGGCGGAGATGCGCGAGCGCATCGGCTTGGCATTGCGTGAGCGGCTGGCGCGTGAACCGGGGAATTCGTGGCTCGCGCGGCAGCTCGCGCTGCTCGACACCGCGGCGATCTCCACGCTTCACAGCTTCTGTCGGCGCACGTTGAATCGACACTTTGCCGAGGTCGATCTGGAGCCGCAGGCGCCGCTGCTGGATGAAAATGAATCCGCCATGCTGCGGCGCGAGACGGCCAAGCAGGCGCTGGACGAGCTGGCGACGCTCGACGGCGCGGCGGGGGAGGCGGTGCTGGAGTTTCTGGGCGCGTACGGCAGCGCGGGGGATCGCCGGCTGCTGGATGCGGTGGAGCGATTGAATGCGTTTCTCGCGTCGTTGCCCGATCCCGATGCGTGGTGTGCCGGATCTCTGGCACGCTACGACGCAGACGGCGCGGCGTGGCAGCGGGAATGGCTGGCCGCGCTGCAATCGGAGCTGACCGAGCAATCGGCGGTGGTGAAGGCCGTGATCGCCCGGTTGATGGCCGCGCGGCCGAAGGCGGAGGCCTTGATCGTCAAGATGCTGGAGTGGATCGAGCCTTTCGATCGCTCGATGGACGCATGGCGGCGTTGTGTGTCGCGGCCGTCAGCGAATGAGGCGGCGTTGGATGGCCTCATCGGTGAGATATCAAACTTCCAATTCGGTCGGCTGGACTTCAAGCGCTGGGCGAAGGAAGTGTCGAATGATGCGGTGAGCGCCCTGGAGCCGATTCGTGACGAATTGAAGGCCATCAAGGAGCGTTACTTCGCCGGTCGGCTGCGTCGGGATTTCGGTGGTTTGAGCCGAGCGCAGGCGAAAGCGGGCCTCGCGCGGATCGCGCCGCATATTCGGACGCTTTTCGCCATCGCGGCCCGAGCGCGGGATGCCTACGCAACGGCCAAGCACCAGCTCGCCGCGATCGACTTCGCCGACCTTGAGCGTTACACGTTGGATTTGCTTCGCAACGATGCGGCCGGCGTGGCCAGGCGGCTGCGCGATCGCTTCGAGCATGTTCTCGTCGATGAGTTTCAGGATATCAACCCGGTGCAGGCGGAGATCATTCGGCTCATCAGCCGTGAGGACGATACCGGGCGACCGGGCAATCTCTTCTGCGTCGGCGATGTGAAACAGAGCATCTATCGCTTTCGCCTCGCCGAGCCGCGGCTGTTCCTGCGGCGCGCCGAGGCCTACGGTTCGGGCGTGGATGACCGCGGACGGCGGATTGATCTGGTTGAGAACTTTCGCAGCCGGCCGGCAGTGCTGGAAGCCGTCAACGCCGTGTTCGAGAAAATCATGGCGCAGGACCTGGGCGAGATCGATTACGACGATCGCGCGCGGCTGAAGCCCGGCCGGACCGAAAGCGCGGATGCTGAAAAAGTGACTCCTGTCGAATTGCACCTGCTGGAGACGCCGCGGCGCGGGGATGAATCGGATCACGCAGCCGCCGGCGAATCGAGCGACGACGCGGCGGGTAGCCACGATTCCGATTCACCGGATTCGGACGGCGAGGCCGTGGACTGGCTTCAGATCGAGCGCGAAGCGTATGTCATCGCGGATCGCATTGCTGCGTTAGCGGCCGAGGGCGTTCGGTATGGTGACATCGTTGTCTTGTTGCGTTCGCTGCAACCGCGGGCCGGTGCGCTGGTGCGCACGCTCGCGCGGCGTGGCATCCCGGTGCGCAGCGAGTCGGACCGCGGTTTGTTCGAGGCGCTGGAGGTTCGTGATGTGCTGTCGTTCCTCGCGTTGTTGGACAACGCGCGGCAGGACATCCCCCTGGCGGCGGTGATGCGTGGTCCGCTGCTGGGTGAGCCGTTCAGTGACGATGACTTGGCCATGATTCGTTCATCGTCGCGCGATTCGGACTTCCACGAGTCCGTGGTGCGCTACGTCAAGCACGACGAGGATCGTGAACGCGCCAGGCGCGTTGCCGATTTTCTGGAAACCATTCAAACGTGGCGCGACCGCGCGCGGCAACTGACGCCCGCCGATCTGCTATGGCGGCTTTACGAGGAGACGGGCTATCTGGCTTACGTCAGCGGGCTTCGCGATGGGGCGCAGCGGCGCGCGAACCTCGTATGCCTGCACGATCTCGCGCGGCAGTTCGGCGCCTTTCAGCGGCAGGGGCTGCGGCGATTCCTAGAGTTCATCGCGGCAATGAAAGAATCTGATCGTGATCTCGCGCGCGGCAGCGTCTCGGCCGGCGATGAGGACGCCGTGCAGGTGATGAGCATCCATCGCAGCAAAGGGCTGGAGTTTCCGGTGGTGATCGTCGGCGAACTGGGCAAGCGGATCAACTTCGGCGACGCGCGCGAGGCGGTGCTGATGGATCGGCGTCTCGGACTGGCGCTCAAGGCGGTTGATCTGGAGCAGTACATCACCTATCCGACGATCGCGTACAAGCTCGTCGCGCGATCGTTGACCGAGGAGGCGCTGGCGGAAGAGCTGCGCGTGTTGTACGTGGCCATGACGCGCGCGAAGCAGCGGCTGATCCTCGTCGGGAGCGGGAACATCGACTCAATAGACGACCTGCGACGGCGCTACGCGGGGTCGTTCGGTGCGCTGCCGTTGATTGAGCGGCGCAGCGCTAGCACGATGCTGGACTGGGTGCTGCCGGCGATCTGCGCGCAGCCGAATGATCGCGTTCGGTATCGTGCGACGGTCGTGAACGATCGCGACGCATCGCCGGGATCGACGGGAGGACCGCCGGAACTGTTCGATGTCGTCACGTATTCGACTGATGCGATGGCGGATTGGAAACTTGATACACCGATTCATTCGGCGTCGTCAACGCTGCTCGGAGCCGCTGCAACGCTGGCGCCGCTTCCCGCGCCGGCGGCGGGTGCCGGCGAACGCGCGAAAGAGATTGAGCAGATCGTGGCGACCGTGCGACGGCGTCTCGAAACCTCCTACGCGTTCGAGCCAATGACGCGCCTGCCGGCGGTCGCGGCGGCGAGCGTGCTGAAGCGGCGTTGGGATACGCGCGAAGACCCGCAAGAGCCGACGGCCGCTTGGCGTGCAACGAAATCGACTGCAACGTCGGCGTCGACCGCCGGGCGCGTCCTGCCGCTGCCGCGATTCGCCCAATCGAAGCCGGAACCGGATGCGAGGCAGCGCGGAACGCTGACGCACGAGTTCTTGCAGCGGCTGGACTTGACGCGGCCTTGCGACGCAGCGGGCCTGCAAGACCAATTGCTCGGGCTGATCAACGCGGGCGTCGTGAGCGCCGACGATGCGAGCCAGATTGATCTCGACAACGTGGCGTGGTTCTTCACGACCGATCTCGGGCAGCGAATGCGTCGACCGGGCGCGCGCGTGAAGCGCGAGTGGCCGTTCGTGATGGCCGTGGACCCCCGACGGTATGACCCGGCGATCGTGACGGCCGGCGCGGTGCCGGCGGGCGACGCGGCGCAAGCCGGCGATCGGATGCTGGTGCGCGGCATCGTGGACTGTTTTTTCGACGCTGGCGAGGGTTGGGAGATCGTGGATTACAAGACCGACGCGGTCAGCGGTGCGGACGTGGCCGAGCGGGCGGCGCTGTATCGCGGACAACTCGCCATCTATGCCGAGGCGCTGGCAGCCACGTTTCCCGGCTCGGCCCTGCGGTGTTGGCTGGTGTTTCTTTCGGCGCGCGAGATCGTCAATGTGGACGAGCCGCGCCGAGCAGACGAATAA
- a CDS encoding HU family DNA-binding protein has product MAAGMSKSALIRHLAEKNDLSRKQVVMFLDTLTATAYKEAKNSFTLPGLGKLVLVNRKARMGRNPATGEAIKIPAKKVVKFRVAKACKDAILGKK; this is encoded by the coding sequence ATGGCAGCAGGTATGAGCAAGAGCGCGTTGATTCGACATCTGGCGGAGAAGAACGATCTGTCCCGCAAGCAGGTCGTGATGTTCCTCGATACGCTGACGGCGACGGCCTACAAAGAGGCCAAGAACAGCTTCACGCTGCCGGGCCTGGGCAAGCTCGTGCTGGTCAATCGCAAGGCGCGCATGGGCCGCAACCCGGCGACCGGCGAGGCGATCAAGATTCCGGCGAAGAAGGTCGTGAAGTTCCGCGTCGCGAAGGCGTGCAAGGACGCGATTCTCGGCAAGAAGTAA
- the rplL gene encoding 50S ribosomal protein L7/L12, which translates to MAEAPAKEFSAAVKDLGDKIVNLSVKDAQSLADYLKAEYGIEPAGGGAVMMAAGGGGGGAAAEAEDAPTMFDVVLADGGANKINVIKVVRAATNLGLKEAKDIVDGAPKTIKEGMSKEDAEKLKKELEAAGAKVELKGKA; encoded by the coding sequence ATGGCAGAAGCACCCGCAAAGGAATTCAGCGCAGCCGTCAAGGACCTTGGCGACAAGATCGTCAATCTGTCGGTCAAAGACGCCCAGAGCCTCGCCGACTACCTCAAGGCCGAGTACGGCATTGAGCCGGCCGGCGGCGGCGCGGTCATGATGGCGGCCGGTGGCGGCGGCGGCGGCGCGGCGGCCGAGGCCGAGGACGCTCCGACGATGTTTGACGTCGTGCTGGCCGATGGCGGCGCGAACAAGATCAACGTCATCAAGGTCGTCCGCGCGGCGACCAACCTGGGTCTGAAGGAGGCCAAGGACATCGTCGACGGCGCCCCGAAGACGATCAAGGAAGGCATGAGCAAGGAAGACGCCGAGAAGCTCAAGAAGGAACTCGAAGCGGCCGGCGCCAAGGTCGAACTGAAGGGCAAGGCGTAA